The following proteins are encoded in a genomic region of Kiritimatiellia bacterium:
- the gmk gene encoding guanylate kinase, with amino-acid sequence MITLPRHPQVFIVSAPSGAGKTTLCDKLYAEFPSFFYTITSTTRAPREGEVDGKNYYFLTQEQFQRKLAEGEFLEHAIVHGNLYGSPKTPVVKALSEGRDVLMNLDVQGAAAVREYARRAPAGDPMRIEVVDIFVVPPSLEVLRNRLTKRGKDTDETIARRLKQAENEIARWTEYKYMVVNDDLAEAYDNLRAIILAEHHLIRGGK; translated from the coding sequence ATGATCACGCTGCCCCGACATCCCCAGGTCTTCATCGTGTCCGCGCCCTCGGGCGCCGGGAAAACGACGCTCTGCGACAAGCTCTACGCCGAGTTCCCGTCCTTCTTCTACACCATCACCAGCACGACCCGCGCCCCGCGGGAGGGCGAGGTGGACGGGAAGAACTACTACTTCCTGACGCAGGAGCAGTTCCAGCGGAAGCTGGCGGAGGGCGAATTCCTGGAGCATGCCATCGTCCACGGCAACCTGTACGGCTCGCCTAAAACACCTGTAGTCAAGGCGTTAAGCGAGGGCCGGGATGTCCTCATGAACCTGGATGTCCAGGGCGCGGCGGCCGTCCGGGAATACGCCCGGCGGGCCCCCGCGGGCGACCCGATGCGCATCGAGGTGGTGGATATCTTCGTCGTGCCGCCGTCCCTGGAGGTGCTCCGGAACCGGCTCACCAAGCGCGGCAAGGACACGGACGAGACCATCGCGCGCCGGCTGAAGCAGGCCGAGAACGAGATCGCGCGGTGGACGGAATACAAGTACATGGTGGTCAACGACGACCTCGCGGAGGCCTACGACAACCTGCGCGCGATCATCCTGGCCGAGCATCACCTGATCCGCGGGGGAAAGTAG
- a CDS encoding small basic protein: protein MSLHSSWKTGGKIAAKRNVLKRFERVETLKKAGKWKDGDRAYGLPKTKGH from the coding sequence ATGTCACTTCATTCAAGTTGGAAGACCGGCGGCAAGATCGCGGCCAAGCGAAACGTCCTGAAGCGCTTTGAGCGCGTCGAAACGCTCAAGAAGGCGGGGAAGTGGAAGGACGGCGATCGCGCCTACGGCCTGCCCAAGACCAAGGGGCATTGA
- the trpC gene encoding indole-3-glycerol phosphate synthase TrpC: MNILSEILAHKRIEVAAWKQDRPIEMLRAAPAAPPPPFAVALRAAPIGLIAEAKRRSPSAGAIREPFEPAAIAASYARAGAQAMSVLMDRKYFAGGEEAFLAVRAAVPLPLLYKEFVVDPWQVWHARAIGASAVLLIAAALDDRELSVLFAECRAAGLEVLLEVHDEAEMRRAAASGAECIGVNNRDLRTFTVDLGTTERLKTLAPARCTLVSESGIRTAADVLLLKGAGVHAVLVGEQLLRQPDVERAVRELMGQAWEGAS; encoded by the coding sequence GTGAACATCCTCTCCGAAATCCTCGCCCACAAGCGGATAGAAGTGGCCGCCTGGAAACAGGACCGGCCCATCGAAATGCTTCGCGCCGCGCCGGCCGCCCCCCCGCCGCCGTTCGCCGTCGCCCTTCGCGCCGCGCCGATCGGCCTGATCGCCGAGGCCAAGCGCCGGTCGCCCTCCGCGGGCGCGATCCGCGAGCCCTTCGAGCCCGCCGCCATCGCGGCCTCCTACGCCCGGGCCGGCGCGCAGGCGATGTCCGTGCTGATGGACCGCAAGTACTTCGCCGGCGGCGAGGAGGCGTTCCTCGCCGTCCGCGCGGCGGTGCCGCTGCCTCTTCTTTATAAGGAGTTTGTCGTGGACCCCTGGCAGGTCTGGCATGCCCGGGCGATCGGCGCGTCCGCCGTCCTCCTGATCGCCGCCGCGCTGGACGACCGGGAACTGTCGGTCCTGTTCGCGGAATGCCGGGCGGCCGGGCTGGAAGTCCTGCTCGAGGTCCATGACGAAGCCGAGATGCGGCGGGCGGCCGCGAGCGGCGCGGAGTGCATCGGGGTCAACAACCGCGACCTGCGCACGTTCACGGTGGACCTCGGAACCACCGAACGCTTGAAGACACTCGCGCCGGCAAGGTGTACACTGGTCAGCGAGAGCGGGATCCGTACCGCGGCGGACGTCCTGCTCCTGAAGGGCGCGGGCGTTCACGCGGTGCTGGTGGGCGAACAGCTTTTACGTCAGCCGGACGTGGAGCGGGCGGTTCGTGAACTGATGGGGCAGGCTTGGGAGGGCGCATCATGA
- the trpB gene encoding tryptophan synthase subunit beta: MPRKRIDTEPDAHGHFGPYGGMFVPETLMAPLQELEREFRAARRDPSFRRDLAYYLREYVGRPTPLYFAERMTRELGGPKIYLKREDLCHTGAHKINNGVGQCLLARRMGKKRVIAETGAGQHGVATATCAALFGMQCVVYMGKVDMERQALNVFRMRSLGAEVVPVTAGQQTLKEAISEAMRDWVTNVRTTHYVLGTAYGAHPYPVMVRTFQSVIGREARRQILRQEGRLPSALVACVGGGSNAIGLFYPFLQDRGVELIGVEAGGLGIRSGQHAARFADGRVGVLQGTRTWVLQDREGQIRLTHSVSAGLDYAAVGPEHALLRDLKRAEYSHVTDREAVDAFYALARWEGILGALESVHAVAWLIKNARRWKKKDLVLVNLSGRGDKDVQQVSAWSANHGGPTA, translated from the coding sequence ATGCCGCGAAAACGCATAGACACGGAGCCGGACGCGCACGGCCACTTCGGGCCGTACGGCGGGATGTTCGTCCCCGAAACGCTGATGGCCCCGCTCCAGGAACTCGAGCGCGAGTTTCGCGCGGCGCGGCGCGACCCGTCCTTCCGCCGCGATCTGGCGTATTACCTGCGCGAGTACGTCGGCCGCCCGACACCGCTGTACTTCGCCGAGCGCATGACCCGCGAGCTGGGCGGCCCGAAGATTTACCTCAAGCGCGAGGACCTCTGCCACACCGGCGCCCACAAGATCAACAACGGCGTCGGCCAGTGCCTGCTCGCCCGGCGGATGGGCAAGAAGCGCGTGATCGCGGAGACGGGCGCCGGCCAGCACGGCGTCGCCACCGCCACCTGCGCCGCGCTCTTCGGCATGCAGTGCGTCGTGTACATGGGCAAGGTGGACATGGAGCGCCAGGCCCTCAACGTCTTCCGCATGCGCAGCCTCGGGGCCGAGGTCGTGCCCGTGACCGCCGGCCAGCAGACGCTGAAGGAGGCCATCAGCGAGGCCATGCGCGACTGGGTGACGAACGTGCGCACGACCCACTACGTCCTGGGCACGGCCTACGGGGCGCATCCCTATCCCGTGATGGTCCGGACGTTCCAGAGCGTCATCGGGCGCGAGGCGCGGCGCCAGATCCTCCGGCAGGAGGGCCGGCTGCCGTCCGCGCTGGTGGCCTGCGTCGGCGGCGGCAGCAACGCGATCGGCCTGTTCTATCCTTTTCTCCAGGACCGCGGCGTGGAACTGATCGGCGTCGAGGCCGGCGGGCTCGGCATCCGCAGCGGGCAACACGCGGCGCGGTTCGCCGACGGCCGCGTCGGCGTCCTGCAGGGCACGCGCACGTGGGTGCTGCAGGACCGCGAGGGGCAGATCCGCCTGACCCACTCGGTCAGCGCGGGCCTGGACTACGCCGCCGTCGGCCCGGAACACGCGCTGCTGCGGGATTTGAAACGCGCGGAGTACAGCCACGTGACGGACCGCGAGGCCGTGGACGCCTTCTACGCCCTGGCCCGCTGGGAGGGGATCCTGGGCGCGCTGGAGTCGGTCCATGCCGTCGCCTGGCTGATCAAGAACGCGCGCCGCTGGAAGAAAAAGGACTTGGTCCTTGTCAATCTGTCCGGGCGCGGCGATAAAGACGTGCAGCAGGTCTCCGCGTGGAGCGCGAATCACGGCGGACCGACGGCATGA
- a CDS encoding proline--tRNA ligase has protein sequence MRWSRQLIPTLREVPQEAEIPSHQLMLRAGLIRKLGAGLYTFLPLGLRALRKVERIVREEMNGAGALEILMPALHPREIWEQTGRYEVLKDVMFKVKDRQGRGLVLGPTHEEIVTDLVAHEVSSYRQLPVNLYQIQTKFRDEIRPRFGLMRAKEFIMKDGYSFDADPEGAERSYRAMYEAYRRIFKRCGLRTKIVEADTGAMGGSSSHEFMVLADAGEDGLVECDACSYAANLERAESVLREIPVFDGADRPVEKVSTPGLRTVEEVAGFFRSPPARLIKTLIYVADGKPVAALVPGNRDVNEIKLRRALGAKTLELADAATIERTTGAPVGFAGPVGLSLPRVADLKLRGYRGAVTGANEADAHLRNVDIERDAGVKEFADISFAIEGDGCPRCAGTLRAKRGVEVGHVFKLGTKYSEQLGAMYLGEDGQKKPCVMGCYGIGVTRTLQAVIEQSHDEQGIVWPASIAPAEVEVLLINEQHAPSVQAAEQLVSCLKGIGLEVLYDERPERPGVKFKDADLLGLPLRINVGERGLAKGAFEVRVRCTGETLMVPVESAAETVCAKLAELRRACDPGTA, from the coding sequence GTGCGCTGGTCCAGACAATTGATCCCGACGTTGAGGGAAGTCCCGCAGGAGGCGGAGATCCCCAGCCATCAACTCATGCTGCGGGCGGGGCTGATCCGCAAGCTGGGCGCGGGCCTGTACACCTTCCTGCCGCTCGGCCTGCGCGCCCTGCGCAAGGTCGAGCGCATCGTCCGCGAGGAGATGAACGGCGCGGGCGCCCTGGAGATCCTCATGCCGGCGCTTCACCCCCGGGAAATCTGGGAGCAGACCGGACGCTACGAGGTGCTCAAGGACGTGATGTTCAAGGTCAAGGACCGCCAGGGGCGGGGCCTGGTCCTCGGGCCGACGCACGAGGAAATCGTCACCGACCTCGTGGCCCACGAAGTCAGCTCCTACCGCCAGTTGCCCGTCAACCTCTACCAGATCCAGACCAAGTTCCGGGATGAGATCCGGCCGCGCTTCGGGCTGATGCGCGCCAAGGAATTCATCATGAAGGACGGCTACAGCTTCGACGCCGACCCGGAGGGCGCCGAAAGGAGCTACCGGGCGATGTACGAGGCCTACCGGCGGATCTTCAAGCGCTGCGGCCTGCGGACCAAGATCGTCGAAGCCGACACCGGCGCCATGGGCGGCAGTTCCTCTCACGAGTTCATGGTCCTGGCGGACGCGGGCGAGGACGGGCTGGTCGAGTGCGACGCCTGCTCCTACGCGGCGAACCTGGAGCGCGCGGAGAGCGTCTTGCGGGAGATCCCGGTTTTCGACGGGGCCGACCGGCCGGTCGAGAAGGTGTCCACCCCCGGGCTACGTACCGTGGAGGAGGTGGCCGGCTTCTTCCGGTCGCCGCCCGCGCGCCTGATCAAGACCCTGATTTACGTGGCGGACGGAAAGCCCGTCGCCGCGCTCGTGCCCGGCAACCGCGACGTGAACGAGATCAAGCTGCGGCGGGCCCTCGGCGCGAAGACGCTGGAGCTGGCCGACGCGGCGACGATCGAGCGGACCACCGGCGCGCCGGTGGGTTTCGCCGGGCCGGTCGGGCTCTCCCTCCCGCGGGTCGCCGACCTCAAGCTGCGCGGGTACCGCGGGGCGGTCACCGGCGCGAACGAAGCGGACGCCCACCTCCGGAACGTGGATATCGAGCGCGACGCGGGGGTGAAGGAGTTTGCCGACATCAGTTTCGCGATCGAGGGCGACGGCTGCCCGCGCTGCGCGGGGACGCTGCGGGCCAAGCGCGGCGTCGAGGTCGGGCACGTCTTCAAGCTCGGCACCAAGTACAGCGAACAGCTCGGGGCGATGTATCTCGGCGAGGACGGCCAGAAGAAGCCCTGCGTGATGGGCTGCTACGGCATCGGCGTGACACGGACGCTGCAGGCGGTGATCGAGCAGAGCCACGACGAGCAGGGGATCGTCTGGCCCGCGTCGATCGCGCCGGCGGAGGTCGAGGTGCTGCTGATCAACGAGCAGCACGCACCCAGCGTCCAGGCGGCCGAGCAATTGGTCTCTTGCTTGAAAGGCATCGGACTGGAAGTACTATATGATGAAAGGCCGGAGCGGCCCGGCGTGAAGTTCAAGGATGCGGACCTGCTGGGGCTGCCGCTGCGGATCAACGTGGGAGAACGAGGGCTTGCCAAGGGCGCGTTCGAGGTGCGGGTGCGTTGTACCGGCGAAACCCTGATGGTCCCGGTCGAGTCCGCCGCGGAGACCGTGTGCGCCAAGCTCGCGGAACTGCGTCGCGCGTGCGACCCGGGAACGGCCTGA
- a CDS encoding phosphoribosylanthranilate isomerase: MPVLVKICGLANGADVQAVAALRPDALGFVFWSGSKRCVRPADVAAWTRELPPGLLKVGVFVNAPPEELEAAVREAGLDVVQYGFFQSLEKKPEIFPNIGKIIREFSKHWKTLHLDREAPGPGEAAFVDAFLVDSYSADSPGGTGRVGDWAAARAFVERCGKPVVLAGGLTPENVAEAIRTVRPWGVDVSSGVELSPGRKDLKKAEEFIRACRENA, encoded by the coding sequence GTGCCGGTATTGGTAAAAATCTGCGGCCTGGCCAACGGGGCCGACGTGCAGGCGGTCGCGGCGCTGCGGCCCGACGCGCTGGGCTTCGTCTTCTGGTCCGGCTCGAAGCGGTGCGTCCGGCCCGCCGACGTGGCCGCCTGGACCCGCGAGCTGCCGCCGGGACTTTTGAAGGTCGGCGTGTTCGTCAATGCCCCGCCGGAGGAGTTGGAAGCGGCGGTCCGGGAGGCCGGCCTGGATGTCGTCCAGTACGGGTTTTTCCAATCATTGGAAAAAAAGCCGGAGATTTTTCCAAACATTGGAAAAATAATCCGCGAATTTTCCAAACATTGGAAAACCCTGCATCTCGACCGCGAGGCGCCGGGCCCCGGCGAGGCCGCCTTCGTTGACGCGTTCCTGGTGGACAGTTATAGTGCCGATTCGCCCGGGGGCACCGGGCGGGTGGGGGACTGGGCCGCGGCGCGGGCGTTCGTGGAGCGCTGCGGGAAACCCGTCGTGCTGGCCGGGGGCCTGACGCCGGAGAACGTGGCGGAGGCGATCCGGACGGTCCGGCCCTGGGGCGTGGATGTCAGCTCGGGCGTCGAGCTCTCGCCCGGCCGCAAGGATCTGAAAAAAGCGGAAGAATTCATTCGGGCATGCCGCGAAAACGCATAG
- a CDS encoding YicC family protein, which produces MSIQSMTGHGRGQAARGGIGAEVEVSSVNRKQLDCSVSLPPVLGSLAPRIEEELRKALSRGRVSVAVSAQWSAALRRRNLRVDEDLASACVQALRRTARRVGLRGDFSPDLLLQLPEVVRFEPPAREADRAWPVVRAALVRALAELARMRGREGTALRRDIEKRLRFMDADLSAIRERAPEVLRQYRAKLAARLRETGFEKEAADERVLRELALFADRADIAEELTRLASHIGQARRMLRAGGAVGRSLDFLAQEMLREATTIGSKANDAAIARRVVNVKAELERLREQVQNIE; this is translated from the coding sequence ATGAGCATTCAGAGCATGACAGGGCATGGGCGGGGGCAGGCGGCCCGCGGAGGGATCGGCGCGGAAGTGGAGGTCAGTTCCGTCAACCGCAAGCAGTTGGATTGCTCCGTCAGCCTGCCCCCGGTCCTGGGCTCGCTGGCCCCGCGGATCGAGGAGGAGCTTCGGAAGGCCCTTTCGCGGGGTCGCGTCAGCGTGGCCGTCAGCGCGCAGTGGTCCGCCGCCCTGCGGCGCCGGAACCTGCGCGTGGACGAGGACCTGGCCTCGGCCTGCGTCCAGGCGCTGCGCAGGACAGCGCGCCGGGTCGGCCTCCGCGGGGATTTCAGTCCCGACCTGTTGCTCCAGCTCCCGGAGGTCGTGCGGTTCGAGCCGCCCGCGCGCGAGGCGGACCGGGCCTGGCCGGTCGTCCGCGCGGCGCTGGTGCGCGCGCTCGCCGAACTGGCGCGCATGCGCGGGCGGGAAGGGACCGCGCTCCGCCGCGACATCGAGAAGCGCCTCCGGTTCATGGACGCGGACCTGTCCGCGATCCGGGAGCGGGCGCCCGAGGTGCTCCGGCAGTATCGCGCGAAACTGGCGGCGAGGCTTCGCGAGACCGGCTTCGAGAAGGAGGCGGCGGACGAACGGGTGCTCCGCGAACTGGCGCTCTTCGCGGACCGGGCGGACATCGCCGAAGAACTCACGCGGCTGGCGAGCCACATCGGGCAGGCCCGCCGGATGCTCCGGGCCGGCGGGGCCGTGGGCCGTTCGCTGGACTTCCTCGCCCAGGAGATGCTGCGCGAGGCCACCACCATTGGATCGAAGGCCAACGATGCCGCCATCGCGCGGCGCGTGGTGAATGTGAAAGCGGAACTGGAACGCCTACGAGAACAGGTGCAAAACATAGAATGA
- the nrdR gene encoding transcriptional repressor NrdR, with the protein MRCPKCGQLEDKVIDSRSVRNGDVIRRRRVCLGCQHRFTTYEEVVKAHLRVIKRDGRHEDFDRRKLISGMTRACEKRPISSQQVEVLVDGIVSELESEYEREVPSTVIGKKVMDRLEKLDEVAYVRFASVYRRFRDVNQFLSEVEGLIGRQ; encoded by the coding sequence ATGAGATGTCCGAAATGCGGCCAGTTGGAAGACAAGGTGATCGACAGCCGGTCCGTTCGTAATGGCGATGTGATCCGTCGGCGCCGCGTCTGCCTGGGTTGCCAGCATCGCTTCACCACCTACGAAGAGGTGGTGAAGGCCCACTTGCGAGTCATCAAGCGCGACGGTCGGCACGAGGATTTTGATCGGCGCAAGTTGATCAGCGGCATGACCCGTGCGTGCGAGAAGCGGCCGATCAGCAGCCAGCAGGTCGAGGTGCTGGTGGACGGCATCGTCAGTGAACTCGAGAGCGAGTACGAGCGGGAAGTGCCCAGCACGGTCATCGGCAAGAAGGTCATGGACCGCCTGGAGAAGCTCGACGAGGTGGCCTACGTGCGGTTCGCCTCGGTCTACCGCCGCTTCCGGGACGTGAACCAGTTCTTGAGCGAAGTGGAAGGATTGATCGGGCGGCAATGA
- the lnt gene encoding apolipoprotein N-acyltransferase: MSASFQERIRAALPAAAGSLSGLLLFAAFPPLEWRNAAWVALVPLLLTARFLPPRRAVKMGFLAGAVFWLGSISWLTRVTGIGWIILSLYSALWFVPPVLLFSAWTARRGAASGLANLALMALVTTAWTGAEYLRSTLFTGWPWNPLGVSQYANLPLIQVARGGGVYAVSALVVWANAALALTILRYLEVRGRWGRRPHPELMMGFLAVALAVAYGWRSLRADRAEGLPLRVAVVQPNIPQDEKWTAAKFDMIYGRLRTLTEQALRVGGSDLVVWPETAVPDDIRDSEASYGLAVEMVTNGTPLLVGSMDTEWLDEGPRYYNSSFLFDTNGIIVKGYDKRHLVIFGEYVPLQPFLPFVQALTPIQASFSPGHTSTVFRLDRPDIPFSVLICFEDTVAPLAAESVRHGARVLFNQTNDAWFDPGWAPKQHMIQCVFRCVENAVPAVRCANTGISCFIDRRGRVHDVLDDGNGFTRVMGMRSAEVRVPAEDMPLTFYTRHGDRFAQSCAGIGVLSLFFSLRRGRDETKRRE, translated from the coding sequence ATGAGCGCATCCTTCCAGGAGAGGATCCGCGCCGCCCTGCCGGCGGCCGCGGGTTCGTTGAGCGGGCTGCTGCTCTTCGCGGCGTTCCCCCCGCTGGAATGGCGGAACGCGGCGTGGGTGGCCCTCGTCCCGCTCCTGCTGACGGCCCGCTTCCTTCCGCCGCGCCGCGCGGTGAAGATGGGATTCCTGGCCGGCGCGGTCTTCTGGCTGGGGTCGATCAGCTGGCTGACGCGCGTGACGGGGATCGGCTGGATCATTCTGTCGTTGTACAGCGCGCTCTGGTTCGTCCCGCCGGTCCTGCTCTTTTCCGCCTGGACGGCGCGCCGGGGCGCCGCGTCGGGCCTGGCCAACCTGGCGCTCATGGCGCTGGTCACCACCGCCTGGACCGGCGCCGAGTATCTCCGTTCCACGCTCTTCACCGGCTGGCCCTGGAACCCCCTGGGTGTCTCGCAATATGCCAACCTGCCGCTGATCCAGGTCGCGCGCGGGGGCGGGGTCTACGCCGTCTCCGCGCTCGTGGTCTGGGCCAACGCCGCCCTCGCCCTGACGATCCTGCGCTACCTCGAGGTCCGCGGCCGCTGGGGCCGCCGCCCGCACCCCGAGCTGATGATGGGCTTCCTGGCCGTCGCCCTCGCGGTGGCGTACGGCTGGCGGAGCCTGCGCGCGGATCGCGCGGAAGGCCTGCCGCTGCGCGTCGCCGTGGTCCAGCCCAACATCCCCCAGGACGAGAAGTGGACCGCCGCCAAGTTCGATATGATCTACGGGCGCCTGCGGACCCTGACCGAGCAGGCCCTGCGCGTCGGCGGGTCGGACCTCGTGGTCTGGCCCGAGACCGCGGTCCCCGACGACATCCGCGACAGCGAGGCCAGCTATGGCCTCGCGGTCGAGATGGTCACCAACGGGACGCCGCTGCTCGTCGGCTCGATGGACACGGAATGGCTCGACGAGGGGCCGCGCTATTACAACAGCTCCTTCCTCTTCGACACCAACGGCATCATCGTCAAGGGCTACGACAAGCGGCATCTCGTGATCTTCGGCGAGTACGTGCCGCTGCAGCCGTTCCTGCCGTTTGTCCAGGCGCTCACGCCGATCCAGGCCAGCTTCTCGCCCGGCCACACGAGCACGGTGTTCCGGCTGGACCGGCCGGATATCCCGTTCTCCGTGCTGATCTGCTTCGAAGACACCGTCGCCCCGCTGGCCGCCGAATCCGTCCGCCACGGCGCCCGCGTCCTGTTCAACCAGACCAACGACGCCTGGTTCGATCCCGGCTGGGCGCCGAAACAGCACATGATCCAGTGCGTCTTCCGCTGCGTGGAGAACGCCGTGCCGGCCGTCCGCTGTGCCAACACGGGGATTTCCTGCTTCATCGACCGCCGCGGCCGCGTCCACGACGTGCTCGACGACGGGAACGGATTCACCCGCGTCATGGGAATGCGTTCGGCCGAAGTCCGCGTGCCGGCGGAGGACATGCCCCTGACGTTCTACACCCGCCACGGCGACCGCTTCGCCCAGTCCTGTGCGGGAATCGGCGTGTTGTCGCTGTTTTTTTCTTTACGGCGCGGCCGGGATGAGACAAAGAGAAGAGAATAG
- a CDS encoding nucleoside 2-deoxyribosyltransferase, which produces MKKKIYLCGPIMDEHEGVARAWREEAKKRMGQDFILLDPMRRNFKDREVDSANEIVEFDLQDIRDADILLVNYSKSSVGTSMEVFFASQNLGKFVVAFSPYTFKDCSPWMVRFCTKILPSLESATDYIREHFLVQHLA; this is translated from the coding sequence ATGAAAAAGAAAATTTATCTCTGCGGGCCGATCATGGACGAGCACGAGGGCGTCGCACGCGCCTGGCGCGAGGAGGCCAAGAAACGGATGGGCCAGGATTTCATCCTGCTCGATCCCATGCGGCGCAACTTCAAGGATCGCGAGGTGGACAGCGCCAACGAGATCGTCGAGTTCGACCTGCAGGACATCCGCGACGCCGACATCCTGCTCGTGAACTACAGCAAGTCCTCCGTCGGCACCTCGATGGAGGTGTTCTTCGCCTCGCAGAACCTGGGGAAATTCGTCGTGGCCTTCTCGCCGTACACATTCAAGGATTGCAGCCCGTGGATGGTGCGGTTCTGCACAAAGATCCTGCCGAGCCTGGAATCCGCAACGGACTACATCCGGGAACACTTCCTGGTGCAGCACCTGGCGTGA
- the prfB gene encoding peptide chain release factor 2, whose translation MANSEWFFRTPNTSPCSTNSSNNGKPSRSVSRRCGGIFDVETRRRTLAELEALAAAPEFWNDQAKARDIIARTNAVRGVLDPYDTAARDIEDTGVLLELAEQEKDPAQQESVLREIEGHLKRVEADFSALEIRLLLSQRFDANNAYLSLHAGAGGTESCDWTSILFRMYRRYCEDHGFEVEIMDSLSGEEAGLKSITFLVRGPYAYGYFRAERGVHRLVRISPFDANKRRHTSFASLDVVAEVDDSIKIEIDDKDLRVDTYRSGGAGGQHVNKTDSAVRLVHLPTGIVAACQAERSQHKNRDRAMKMLMAKLYEYEADKKRKEMEKFYGEKGEIAWGRQIRSYVLQPYTMVKDHRTDVETGNADAVLDGDLDRFIQAYLRQNPGTASES comes from the coding sequence ATAGCGAATAGTGAATGGTTTTTCCGAACACCGAACACCTCCCCATGCTCTACGAACTCCAGCAACAATGGCAAGCCCTCCAGAAGCGTTTCGAGGAGATGCGGGGGTATCTTTGACGTCGAAACCCGCCGCCGGACGCTAGCCGAACTGGAAGCCCTCGCCGCCGCGCCCGAGTTCTGGAACGACCAGGCCAAGGCCCGGGACATCATCGCCCGGACCAACGCCGTGCGCGGCGTACTCGATCCCTACGACACCGCCGCCCGCGACATCGAGGACACCGGCGTGCTTCTGGAACTGGCCGAACAGGAGAAGGACCCGGCCCAGCAGGAATCCGTCCTGCGCGAAATCGAGGGGCACCTCAAGCGGGTCGAGGCGGACTTTTCCGCGCTTGAAATCCGGCTGCTGTTGAGTCAGCGCTTCGACGCCAACAACGCCTACTTGAGCCTCCACGCCGGCGCCGGCGGGACCGAGTCCTGCGACTGGACCAGCATCCTCTTCCGCATGTACCGCCGCTACTGCGAGGACCACGGCTTCGAGGTCGAGATCATGGACTCGCTCTCGGGGGAGGAGGCCGGACTCAAGAGCATCACTTTCCTCGTGCGCGGCCCCTATGCCTACGGCTACTTCCGCGCCGAGCGCGGCGTCCACCGCCTCGTTCGCATCAGCCCCTTCGATGCGAACAAACGCCGCCACACGTCCTTCGCCTCACTCGACGTCGTCGCCGAGGTAGATGACTCCATCAAGATCGAGATCGACGACAAGGACTTGCGCGTGGACACCTACCGTTCCGGCGGGGCCGGTGGCCAGCACGTGAACAAGACCGATTCCGCCGTGCGGCTCGTCCACCTGCCCACCGGCATCGTCGCGGCCTGCCAGGCCGAGCGATCGCAGCACAAGAACCGCGACCGCGCCATGAAGATGCTGATGGCCAAGCTCTACGAGTACGAGGCGGACAAGAAACGCAAGGAGATGGAGAAATTCTACGGCGAGAAGGGCGAGATCGCCTGGGGCCGGCAGATCCGGTCCTACGTGCTCCAGCCGTACACCATGGTCAAGGACCATCGCACCGACGTCGAGACCGGCAACGCCGACGCCGTGCTCGACGGCGACCTCGATCGGTTCATCCAGGCCTATCTCCGCCAGAACCCGGGGACAGCCTCCGAATCGTAA